CACCCTCTTCCACGGACGCGGCGGCGCGCTCGGTCGCGGCGGCGGACCGGCCAACTCGGCCATCCTGGCGCAGCCTCCGCACTCGGTCGACGGACGATTCAAGCTCACCGAACAGGGCGAGGTGATCTTCGCGCGCTACGGCGACCCCAACATCGCGATGCGTCACATCGACCAGGTCGCCGCCGCCGTCCTGCTCGCTTCCGCTCCGTCGATCGAAAAGCGCAACAGCGCCGCCGCCGAGCGCTACGCCGAGGTCGCGGCGACGATGGATGCCGCTTCGCGTGCGCGGTTCTTCTCGCTGGTCAAGGCCGATGGATTCGCGTCGTGGTTCGCGACCGTGACGCCGATGGAGGAGATCGGTCTGCTGGCGCTGGGCTCACGTCCCGCTCGACGCGGCCTGTCGGTCGAGTCCCTCGAAGACCTTCGCGCCATCCCCTGGGTCTTCGCATGGTCGCAGGCCCGCATCAACCTGGCCGGCTGGTTCGGCCTGGGCTCCGCGCTGGAGGCCGTCGGAGATGTCGACCTGCTGCGTCGGGCGTACGCCGAGTGGCCGCTGTTTCGCACCGTCATCGACAACGTCGGCATGAGCCTCGCGAAGGCCGACGGTCGCATCGCGCGCCGCTACCTCGACCTCGGTGACCGCGCGGATCTGGCCGACCTCGTCGTGGAGGAGCTGCAGCTCACCGGCGACTGGGTCGTCCGCATCGTCGGGGGTGACGAGCTCCTGTCGAACAAGCCCGTCCTGCAGCGCGCCGTCAAGATGCGCAGCCCGTACGTCGATGCGCTCTCGCTGCTCCAGCTGCGTGCCCTGCGGACGCTCCGCACGGGCGAGCACGACGAGGCCGACCTGCCGCAGTGGCAACGTCTGCTGCTGCTGAGCGTCTCCGGCGTCTCTGCCGGACTGCAGAACACGGGGTGATCGCGCCCCGATGACGATCGCCGCGGGGGCTCAGTCCACGCGGCGGTCGTCTGCGTGGCGCGCGAGCGCCGCGCCGTAGCGCTCGGTGAGCTGGACCATGAGATCGGGCGTCTCCCGATCCAGACCGAAGACGAACCCCGGGAAGTCCAGCTCCTTCTGCAACGCCCAGATCTCCTCGTGACGATCGGGCGACAGCATCTGAGCGGGATCGCCCACGGCGACCCATCCGATCGGCACCACGGCATCCGGCGGCACGACCGTGCGCAGGTGCACGATCGCACCGATGCGCACCTCGGCGCGATCGCCGATGCGGGCGCCGTTGAAGACGCGGACCCCGGTGGCGAGGAAAACCTCGTCGCCCACCGTCGCACCCGAGATGCTCGCGGTGGGCCCGACGAGGACGTGCGAGCCGATGTGCACGCGATGAGCGGCGCTCGCCCGGATCAGGGCGTTCTCCATCACGATGACGTGCGGCCCGAGCGTGATCGGCCCACCCTCGGCCGTCAGCACCGCGCCGTGCAGGATCTGGCATCCGGCACCGATCTCGACATCCCCCGAGATCACCGCGGTCGGCGCGATCACCACGTCGGGATGGATACGGGGGCGCACCCCGAGGTGTTCGAACTGCATGATCGTCCTCCCGCCCTCACCCTAGGACGCGCGAGGGGCGACGTCGAGGCCCGGCGCACCGCCGTTAGGGTGTTACAGGCCGCGCCGACCGTGTCCGCGGCCGGAGAGTTCCGCTGTGTCAGATTCCGTCGTCGCCCGGTCCGCGCCCGCACCCGCGACCGTCTCGACCCTCACCCTGTCGACGTTCGTCATCGGCTCGATGGTGGGCGCGGGTGTCTTCTCGCTGCCCGGCACGTTCTCGGCGCAGACCGGCGTCGTCGGCTCCCTCGTCGCGTGGGCCGTGGCGGGCACGGGGATGTTCATGCTGGCGCTCGTCTTCCAGCGCCTCGCCGCCCGGCGCCCCGAGCTGGATGCCGGGGTCTACTCCTACGCGCGCGCCGGTTTCGGGCGCTATCTGGGGTTCCTCTCCGCGTTCGGCTACTGGGCGAGCGCGTGCGCGGGCAATGTCTTCTACTGGGTGTTCATCATGTCGACGGTGGGCGCGGTCGTTCCCGCCGTCGCCGGGGGCGACACGCCCGTAGCCGTCGCGGTCTCGTCGGCCGGCCTCTGGGTGTTCTTCCTCCTCGTGCGCCGCGGCACGCGCGAGGCCGCCGCCGTGAACCGCATCGTGAGCGTCGCCAAGGTGCTGCCGATCGTCGCGTTCGTCTTCCTCTGCCTGTTCGCGTTCGACCCCGCCGTCTTCGCGGCGAACATCTCCGGCCCCGCCGACCTGCCGCTGTACGACCAGGTGCGCGGGACCCTCCTCGTGACGGTGTTCGCCTTCATCGGGGTGGAGGGCGCCAGCGCCTACTCCCGGCATGCCCGCCGTCGGCGCGATGTGGGACGGGCGACGGTGCTGGGATTCGTCAGCGTCCTGGCGATCTTCCTGTCGGTCACGATCGTGTCGTTCGGAATCCTGCCGCGCGAGCGCATCGCGGCGCTGGCGCAGCCCTCCATGGCCGGGGTGCTGGCCGAGGTCGTCGGGCCGTGGGGAGCCGGGTTCGTCGGTGTCTCCCTGATCGTCGCGGTGCTCGGGGCGTACCTCTCCTGGACGCTGATGGCCGCGGAGGTCCTGCTCGTCGCCGCACGCGACGGCGACCTGCCCCCGGTGTTCGCCCGCACCAACGACCGAGACGTCCCCGTCGGCGCGCTCACGATGTCCACCTTGCTCGTGCAGGTGCTCCTGATCGTGGTGCTCTTCTCGACGAACGCGTTCAACGTCGCCCTCAGCCTGACGAGTGCGTTCGCGCTCATCCCCTACGTGCTGACGGCGGGCTACGGCCTGCGCGTCGCGCTCGCCGATGCCCGGTCGGCGCCGTCGCTGCGCGTCGCCGGCGCGGTCGTGGTCGCCGTCTGCGCCACGGGGTACACGATCTTCCTCCTGGCGGCGGCGGGCGGCCAGTACCTGCTGCTCGCGACGCTCGTGCTCGTCCCCGGGAGCCTGCTGTTCGCCCTCGCCCGACGTCGGAACGACGAGCGCGTGTTCACCCCCTGGGAGGGGGTCGTCTTCGCCGTCGCGGGCGCGGCGGCGATCGCTGCCGCCGTGCTGCTGGCGCTCGGGACGATCACCGTCTGAGCGCGGGCCACCGGCGGAGGGCCCGAGAGCGCGCTCACGCGTCGACGGCCTCCGCGACCGGGAGCGGGTAGAGCTGGTCGATGAGCTGAGCGACCCAGGCGATGAGATCGCCGTCGCCGAGCGGCTCCCCCGCCGCCGTCGGCAGCGGAACGATCATCGCCTCGCCGCCCGCCAGCACCTTCGACTTCGGATAGAGCCGCTGCAGCCGCACGCGCAGAGAATCGGATGCCGGTCCCGGCACGACCCGCAGGTTCGGCCCCATCGCGACGACGTCGCTGAGGCCCGCGACGGCGGCGCGACGGCGCAGGCGCGCGATGGCGACGAGCCCGTCGACTTCGCGCGGCGGCGTGCCGTAGCGGTCGGTGAGCTCCTCGATCAGGAGGTCGATCGGGTCGGTCGAGGACCCGGCATCCCCGCCGCGCGTGCGCGCATCGGGCGAGGCCGCTGCGGAGAGCTTCTGGTACGCCTCCAGACGCAACCGCTCACTGTCGATGTAGCTCTCGGGCAGACGCGCGTCGATCGGCAGCTCCAGGCGCAGCTCGGTCGGCCCGTCCACCTCGTCGCCGCGGAACGTCGCGACCGCTTCGCCGATCATGCGCAGGTAGAGGTCGAAGCCGACGCCGGCGATGTGGCCGGCCTGCTCGGCGCCCAGGAGATTGCCGGCACCGCGCAGCTCGAGGTCCTTGAGGGCAACCTGCATGCCGCTGCCGAGGTCGTTGTTGACGGCGATGGTCTCCAGGCGATCGGCCGCGGTCTCCGACAGCGGCTTCATCTCGTCGTAGAGGAAGTACGCGTACGCACGCTCCCGGCCCCGGCCGACGCGCCCGCGCAGCTGGTGGAGCTGGCTGAGGCCGTACTTGTCGGCGCGGTCGATGATGATCGTGTTGGCGTTGGAGATGTCCAGGCCGGTCTCGATGATGGTCGTCGAGACGAGCACGTCGAAACGCCGTTCCCAGAACCCGTCCACGACCTCTTCGAGTGCGTGCTCGCCCATCTGACCGTGGGCGACGGCGATCCGCGCCTCGGGTACCAGTTCGGCGAGCTGGGCGGCGACGCGTTGAATCGACTGCACGCGATTGTGGACGTAGAAGATCTGCCCCTCGCGCAACAGCTCCCGGCGGATCGCCGCGGCGATCTGCTTGTCGCTGCGGGGCCCGACGTAGGAGAGGATCGGATGCCGGTCCTCGGGCGGCGTCTGCAGCGTCGACATCTCGCGGATGCCGGTGACGGCCATCTCGAGCGTGCGCGGGATGGGGGTCGCGCTCATCGCGAGGATGTCGACGTTCGTCTTCAGCTTCTTCAGCGCATCCTTGTGCTCGACGCCGAACCGCTGCTCCTCGTCGATGATCATGAGCCCGAGGTCTTTGAAGGCGACCTTCTCGGTGAGGATGCGGTGGGTGCCGATGACCATGTCGACGCTGCCCTCGAGGAGCCCTGCGACGATCTCTCGTGCCTCCTTGTCGGACTGGAACCGCGAGAGCGGACGCACCTTCACGGGAAAGCCCGCGAACCGCTCGGTGAACGTGTCGAGGTGCTGTTTGACGAGCAGTGTCGTGGGGACCAGCATCGCGACCTGCTTGCCGTCCTGGATCGCCTTGAACGCGGCCCGCACGGCGACCTCGGTCTTACCGAAGCCGACGTCCCCCGACAGAAGGCGGTCCATCGGGATCGGCCGCTCCATGTCGGCCTTGATCTCCTCGATCGTCTGCAGCTGGTCGGGCGTCTCTGCGAACGGGAACGCCTCCTCCAGCTCGCGCTGCCAGGGCGTGTCGGGACCGAAGGCGTACCCCTTGGCGGCCATGCGCGCCGAATACAGCTTGACGAGCTCCACGGCGATGTCGCGGACGGCCTTGCGCGCCCTGCCCTTGGCCGCCGCCCAGTCGCTGCCGCCCATCTTCGACAGCGTGGGCGCCTCGCCGCCGACGTACTTGCTCAGCAGATCGAGCTGGTCGGTGGGGACGAAGAGCTTGTCGCCGGGGTGCCCGCGCTTGGAGGGCGCGTACTCGAGCACGAGGTACTCGCGTGTGGTCTTGACCGCGTTGCGGCCGCCGCTGGAGACCTCGCGCTGCACCAGCTCGACGAAGCGGCCGATGCCGTGGGTGGCGTGCACGACGATGTCGCCCGCCTTCAGCTGCAGCGGGTCGACGACGTTGCGGCGACGGGAGGCGAGCTTCTTCACGACCCGGCTGTCGGCGCCGATCGTGCGGCCGTAGAACTCCGCCTCGGTGAGCACGGCCAGTCGCGCCTCGGGCTGCTCGAAGCCGCTCTCCAACGCTCCGACGACCGTGACGGCGACGCCCGCTTCCGGAGCATCGTGGAGCCCGTCGACGCTGCGCGCGGCGATGCCCCGCTCGGTGAGCACGTCGCGGGCGCGATCGACCAGTCCCACACCCGAGGCCGCGACCACGACACGCCACCCCTCGGCGAGCAGCCGTGCGACGTGCGCGGTCGCGCCGTCGACGTTGCCCTGGAAGGACGGCACCGCCGAGCCGGGAACACGGACGACATCGCTGCGGAGTGCCGAGGCGAGACCGGCGAGGTCGGCCGCGGCATCCGCCTCACCCGAATCGAAGCCGCTGAACGTCCACCACACGCCGGAGCGGGCCGATGTCGCGGCCTGCAACTCCGGCAGGGTCAGGAAGTCGCCGGAGCCCAGGTCGACGGGGGTGTCGGCGCCGGCGACGGCGGCGCTCCACGCGGCCTCCAGGAACTCCCGGTTGGTCTCCCCGAGCGTCATGGCGCGGCCGACGGCGCGCTCCGGATCGACGAGAGCGACCGCGGCGCCGGTGGGCAGGTAGTCGATGAGCGGCACCACGGCGTCGGCGAGCACGGGCAGGAGGGATTCCATTCCCTCCACGGGGATCCCCTCGCTCATCTTCTCCAGCATGCTTCGCAGACCGGGGAAGCGCTCGCGCAGCGCCGCCGCGCGCTCCCGGACCTCGGGCGTCAACAGCAGCTCGCGGCTGGGCAGGAGGGTGATGTCTGTCATCTCTCCGGGCAGAGAGCGCTGGTCGGCGACGGAGAACGCGCGGATCTGATCGATCTCGTCGCCGAAGAACTCGACCCGATACGGATGGTCGGCCGCCGGCGGGAAGACGTCGAGGATGCCGCCGCGAACGGCGAACTCGCCGCGGCGGGATACCATGTCGACCCGGTGGTAGGCCAGATCCACGAGGCGGCGCGTGACGCCATCGAGGTCGTATCCGCGTCCGCCCACCGACAGTGCGATGACACCCGCGTCGGTGAGTCCGGCCGCGAGGGGCTGAAGGGCGCTGCGCACGGAGGCGGTCACGACAAGCGGGCGTCGTCCGTCCCAGCTCGCGACGGCACGCAGCAGAGCCAGGCGGCGTCCGACCGTCTCGGGCGAGGGGCTCAGCCGCTCGTGCGGAAGCGTCTCCCAGGCCGGAAAGTGCAGCACCTCGGCATCCGGGATGACGTCGGACAACGCCGCCCCGAGCGCCTCCGCCCGGCGCCCCGTGGGAGCCACGGCCAACAGCACGCCCGGCAGACCCGCCGCGCGCCGACGATCCAGCAGCGCGGCCAGCAGCGGCGCGTCCAGCCCCGGAAT
The DNA window shown above is from Microbacterium laevaniformans and carries:
- a CDS encoding gamma carbonic anhydrase family protein, which codes for MQFEHLGVRPRIHPDVVIAPTAVISGDVEIGAGCQILHGAVLTAEGGPITLGPHVIVMENALIRASAAHRVHIGSHVLVGPTASISGATVGDEVFLATGVRVFNGARIGDRAEVRIGAIVHLRTVVPPDAVVPIGWVAVGDPAQMLSPDRHEEIWALQKELDFPGFVFGLDRETPDLMVQLTERYGAALARHADDRRVD
- a CDS encoding basic amino acid/polyamine antiporter; amino-acid sequence: MSDSVVARSAPAPATVSTLTLSTFVIGSMVGAGVFSLPGTFSAQTGVVGSLVAWAVAGTGMFMLALVFQRLAARRPELDAGVYSYARAGFGRYLGFLSAFGYWASACAGNVFYWVFIMSTVGAVVPAVAGGDTPVAVAVSSAGLWVFFLLVRRGTREAAAVNRIVSVAKVLPIVAFVFLCLFAFDPAVFAANISGPADLPLYDQVRGTLLVTVFAFIGVEGASAYSRHARRRRDVGRATVLGFVSVLAIFLSVTIVSFGILPRERIAALAQPSMAGVLAEVVGPWGAGFVGVSLIVAVLGAYLSWTLMAAEVLLVAARDGDLPPVFARTNDRDVPVGALTMSTLLVQVLLIVVLFSTNAFNVALSLTSAFALIPYVLTAGYGLRVALADARSAPSLRVAGAVVVAVCATGYTIFLLAAAGGQYLLLATLVLVPGSLLFALARRRNDERVFTPWEGVVFAVAGAAAIAAAVLLALGTITV
- the mfd gene encoding transcription-repair coupling factor, yielding MTVSGIVRALLQADVVRDSVESALSDADFSMIPGLDAPLLAALLDRRRAAGLPGVLLAVAPTGRRAEALGAALSDVIPDAEVLHFPAWETLPHERLSPSPETVGRRLALLRAVASWDGRRPLVVTASVRSALQPLAAGLTDAGVIALSVGGRGYDLDGVTRRLVDLAYHRVDMVSRRGEFAVRGGILDVFPPAADHPYRVEFFGDEIDQIRAFSVADQRSLPGEMTDITLLPSRELLLTPEVRERAAALRERFPGLRSMLEKMSEGIPVEGMESLLPVLADAVVPLIDYLPTGAAVALVDPERAVGRAMTLGETNREFLEAAWSAAVAGADTPVDLGSGDFLTLPELQAATSARSGVWWTFSGFDSGEADAAADLAGLASALRSDVVRVPGSAVPSFQGNVDGATAHVARLLAEGWRVVVAASGVGLVDRARDVLTERGIAARSVDGLHDAPEAGVAVTVVGALESGFEQPEARLAVLTEAEFYGRTIGADSRVVKKLASRRRNVVDPLQLKAGDIVVHATHGIGRFVELVQREVSSGGRNAVKTTREYLVLEYAPSKRGHPGDKLFVPTDQLDLLSKYVGGEAPTLSKMGGSDWAAAKGRARKAVRDIAVELVKLYSARMAAKGYAFGPDTPWQRELEEAFPFAETPDQLQTIEEIKADMERPIPMDRLLSGDVGFGKTEVAVRAAFKAIQDGKQVAMLVPTTLLVKQHLDTFTERFAGFPVKVRPLSRFQSDKEAREIVAGLLEGSVDMVIGTHRILTEKVAFKDLGLMIIDEEQRFGVEHKDALKKLKTNVDILAMSATPIPRTLEMAVTGIREMSTLQTPPEDRHPILSYVGPRSDKQIAAAIRRELLREGQIFYVHNRVQSIQRVAAQLAELVPEARIAVAHGQMGEHALEEVVDGFWERRFDVLVSTTIIETGLDISNANTIIIDRADKYGLSQLHQLRGRVGRGRERAYAYFLYDEMKPLSETAADRLETIAVNNDLGSGMQVALKDLELRGAGNLLGAEQAGHIAGVGFDLYLRMIGEAVATFRGDEVDGPTELRLELPIDARLPESYIDSERLRLEAYQKLSAAASPDARTRGGDAGSSTDPIDLLIEELTDRYGTPPREVDGLVAIARLRRRAAVAGLSDVVAMGPNLRVVPGPASDSLRVRLQRLYPKSKVLAGGEAMIVPLPTAAGEPLGDGDLIAWVAQLIDQLYPLPVAEAVDA